In Clostridium sp. JN-1, one genomic interval encodes:
- a CDS encoding Dabb family protein, which produces MFTHVVFFKLKDKSPENVNKAVQILKRVDGKVPTLKSVKVGADAVHSARSYDIALIAKFDSKEGMDEYQVHPVHVHEVLDNLKPMLESSAAVDFED; this is translated from the coding sequence ATGTTTACTCATGTAGTTTTTTTTAAGTTAAAGGACAAAAGTCCAGAAAATGTAAACAAGGCAGTTCAAATTTTAAAGAGAGTAGATGGAAAAGTTCCTACTCTTAAAAGTGTTAAAGTTGGAGCAGATGCTGTGCACTCAGCAAGATCATATGATATAGCACTTATAGCCAAATTTGATTCAAAAGAAGGCATGGATGAATATCAAGTACATCCAGTTCATGTACATGAAGTTTTAGATAATCTGAAACCAATGCTTGAATCATCTGCAGCAGTTGACTTCGAAGACTAA
- a CDS encoding DRTGG domain-containing protein: MSKHEDIIKYILSLDVGTKISVRGIASSLGVSDGTAYRAIKDSDTLGIVTTIPRVGTVRIEKVEKKNVEVLTYGQVINIVDGTLLGGKNGIYKTLHRFVIGAMTIDAMMKYITPDCLLITGNREETQRLGLMNQCGVLITGGFKCSCEMKKLASEKCLPIISTKYDTFTVASLINKAISEKLIKKDIVLIEDIMESSPYSLKANDTIRKLKQLVRETQHQRYPVVDDNNKVIGIVTLKELLSEDDEYVGKVMDKDFITLTPKTTAAYAAHIMSWEDIEMFPIVNGKELIGVVTKRDVIRALQYMSRQPQSVETLEDLILKNFELKSNGDKACFLGKITTAMLDPIGTASWSSLNMLVSTMGIMALRQKNNINVFVDNINTYFMKAVQIDNTIEIHTDIIEVGRNFCKVQIDMYDDKKDIISKTFLSAKVLKK; the protein is encoded by the coding sequence TTGTCAAAACATGAAGATATAATTAAGTACATACTTTCACTTGATGTTGGTACAAAAATTTCAGTTAGAGGCATAGCTAGCAGTTTAGGCGTTAGTGATGGAACAGCGTATAGAGCTATAAAAGATTCTGATACTCTTGGAATAGTTACTACTATACCAAGGGTAGGAACGGTTAGAATAGAAAAAGTAGAAAAAAAGAATGTAGAAGTTTTAACTTATGGACAGGTTATTAATATAGTTGATGGTACTTTGCTTGGAGGAAAAAATGGAATATATAAAACATTACATAGGTTTGTAATAGGGGCAATGACTATTGATGCAATGATGAAATATATAACCCCTGATTGTCTTTTAATAACTGGAAATAGGGAAGAAACACAAAGGCTGGGACTTATGAATCAATGTGGAGTTCTTATAACAGGTGGATTTAAATGCAGCTGCGAGATGAAAAAGTTAGCTAGTGAAAAGTGTTTACCAATAATATCCACAAAGTATGATACATTTACTGTTGCCAGTCTTATAAATAAAGCTATTTCTGAAAAGCTTATAAAGAAAGATATAGTTTTAATAGAAGATATTATGGAAAGCAGTCCATATTCTTTAAAAGCCAATGATACAATAAGAAAGTTGAAACAGCTAGTGAGAGAAACGCAGCACCAAAGGTATCCTGTGGTAGATGATAATAATAAGGTTATTGGTATAGTTACATTGAAGGAGTTATTAAGTGAAGATGATGAATATGTAGGAAAGGTTATGGATAAGGATTTTATAACATTAACTCCAAAGACGACGGCTGCATATGCTGCACATATTATGTCATGGGAAGATATTGAAATGTTCCCAATTGTAAATGGTAAAGAATTAATAGGAGTAGTCACGAAAAGAGATGTCATAAGAGCACTTCAATACATGTCAAGACAGCCACAATCAGTTGAAACCTTAGAAGATTTGATACTTAAGAACTTTGAGCTTAAATCAAATGGAGATAAGGCTTGTTTTTTAGGAAAAATAACTACTGCAATGCTTGACCCTATAGGTACTGCTTCATGGAGTTCATTAAATATGCTGGTATCAACAATGGGTATAATGGCATTAAGGCAAAAAAATAATATAAATGTATTTGTAGATAATATAAATACTTATTTTATGAAAGCCGTTCAGATAGATAATACTATAGAAATACATACTGATATTATAGAAGTAGGAAGAAATTTTTGTAAAGTTCAAATAGATATGTATGATGATAAAAAGGATATAATATCAAAAACATTTTTATCAGCGAAGGTCCTTAAGAAATAG
- the whiA gene encoding DNA-binding protein WhiA yields the protein MSFSLKVKNEVCRYSDMSKIEAVSELSAIMKVSGTLMLGGNKQFGFKVITENPAIARFIFKLLKKYFGIRTRIAVKKSNSLKKNNLYIVLITEDMGVKELLKEVGLLKEEYDVFALDYSIPKNVIDDERCKRAYIRGAFLGGGSVSNPEKTYHLEFVTHDNDYANDLSKLINGYNLNSKVIKRKNSYIVYLKEGEQIVDLLNIIGAHTSLLKLENVRIMKEMRNNVNRLVNCETANLSKTVNAAVRQAESIKIIQKEIGLNRLPKNLREIAELRLNYPDESLKELGEMLNPPVGKSGANHRLRRIEKIAEELKREGR from the coding sequence ATGTCGTTCTCACTTAAAGTAAAAAACGAAGTTTGCAGGTATTCAGATATGAGTAAGATAGAAGCTGTATCGGAATTGTCAGCTATAATGAAAGTTAGCGGCACTCTTATGCTTGGAGGAAATAAACAGTTTGGATTTAAAGTTATAACTGAAAATCCAGCTATTGCAAGGTTTATATTCAAGCTATTAAAGAAGTATTTTGGTATACGTACACGTATAGCGGTAAAAAAGAGTAATTCACTTAAAAAAAATAACCTCTATATAGTTTTGATAACTGAGGACATGGGAGTTAAGGAGTTACTTAAAGAGGTTGGGCTGCTTAAAGAAGAATATGATGTATTTGCTTTAGACTATAGTATTCCTAAAAACGTTATAGATGATGAAAGATGCAAAAGAGCATATATAAGAGGTGCTTTTCTTGGAGGAGGAAGTGTAAGTAACCCCGAGAAAACTTATCATCTTGAGTTTGTAACCCATGATAATGATTATGCAAATGATTTAAGTAAACTTATAAATGGATATAATTTAAATTCGAAGGTCATAAAGAGAAAAAATAGTTATATTGTATATTTAAAGGAAGGCGAACAAATAGTTGACTTATTGAATATAATAGGTGCCCATACTTCGCTTTTAAAATTAGAAAACGTAAGAATAATGAAAGAAATGAGAAATAACGTAAATAGACTTGTGAATTGCGAAACTGCTAATTTGAGCAAAACGGTAAATGCTGCAGTAAGACAGGCAGAGAGTATAAAGATCATCCAAAAAGAAATAGGATTAAATAGATTACCTAAAAATTTAAGGGAAATAGCAGAACTTAGATTAAATTACCCTGATGAATCATTAAAAGAACTTGGAGAAATGCTAAATCCTCCTGTTGGTAAGTCAGGTGCCAATCACAGGCTTAGAAGAATAGAAAAAATAGCAGAGGAACTTAAGAGAGAAGGAAGGTAA
- a CDS encoding gluconeogenesis factor YvcK family protein, with protein sequence MKLVDWFRPGIKVKRWILLGAMGILFIIFGVIEFINRRFYSVYYISFYVFLMLTGVFVLYISITQGMRSIIALINKGYLNVSIDSKKLENLIYERRLLVKGPKIVVIGGGTGLSTMLRGLKYYTSNITAIVTVADDGGGSGELREDLGILPPGDIRNCILALADTEPLMEDLLQYRFKDGKLKNQSFGNLFLAAMDGISSNFEEAVHKVSSVLAVTGKVIPVTLDNVILKAKLKNGMIVEGESNIPKAAVQNGSPIERVFIEPSNAKALDEAVQSIMEADAIILGPGSLYTSVIPNLMVNGIANSLKKTQAVKLYVSNIMTQNGETDGYAVGDHIKAIFNHIGTKVIDYVVVNAGEIDSTLIDKYKEGEAHLVKIDTEEIKKLNVEIIKGNFITIKNGLVRHNSEKLASILIETIMDKKLLYDRKKIIEYFYLSERLKQNKSK encoded by the coding sequence ATGAAACTAGTAGACTGGTTTAGACCGGGAATAAAAGTTAAAAGATGGATTCTACTTGGTGCTATGGGTATACTATTTATAATATTTGGAGTAATAGAATTTATAAACAGAAGATTTTATAGTGTTTACTATATATCATTTTATGTATTTTTGATGCTGACTGGAGTTTTTGTTCTATATATTTCCATAACTCAGGGTATGCGTTCTATAATAGCCTTAATAAATAAAGGCTATTTGAACGTATCTATAGATTCAAAAAAATTGGAGAACCTGATATATGAAAGAAGGTTACTTGTAAAGGGACCTAAAATTGTTGTAATTGGAGGCGGAACAGGTCTATCTACTATGCTTAGAGGACTAAAGTACTATACTTCCAATATAACAGCTATAGTTACTGTTGCAGATGATGGAGGTGGATCAGGTGAGCTAAGAGAAGATCTTGGAATACTTCCACCAGGTGACATAAGAAATTGTATACTTGCTTTAGCAGATACAGAACCGCTTATGGAAGATTTACTTCAATATAGATTCAAGGATGGAAAACTTAAAAATCAAAGCTTTGGTAATTTATTTTTAGCAGCTATGGATGGCATATCTAGTAATTTTGAAGAAGCTGTTCACAAAGTAAGTTCTGTTTTGGCTGTGACAGGTAAAGTAATACCTGTCACATTAGATAATGTCATATTGAAGGCAAAGTTAAAAAATGGAATGATAGTAGAAGGAGAATCAAATATTCCAAAAGCTGCTGTCCAAAATGGAAGTCCAATTGAAAGAGTTTTTATAGAACCTTCTAATGCTAAAGCTCTGGATGAAGCAGTTCAATCAATAATGGAAGCTGATGCTATAATACTTGGTCCTGGAAGTTTATATACAAGTGTTATTCCAAACTTAATGGTTAATGGTATAGCAAATAGTTTAAAGAAAACTCAAGCTGTAAAATTATATGTTTCCAATATAATGACTCAAAATGGTGAAACTGATGGATATGCTGTTGGAGACCATATAAAGGCAATATTTAATCATATTGGAACCAAGGTAATTGATTATGTAGTTGTTAATGCTGGAGAGATTGATTCTACATTAATAGATAAGTACAAAGAGGGAGAAGCACATTTAGTAAAAATAGATACAGAAGAAATAAAAAAACTTAATGTGGAAATAATTAAAGGAAATTTTATAACTATAAAGAATGGTCTAGTAAGACATAATTCTGAAAAGTTAGCTTCTATTTTGATAGAGACAATTATGGATAAAAAACTTTTATATGACAGGAAGAAAATTATTGAATACTTCTATTTATCAGAGAGGTTGAAGCAAAATAAAAGTAAATAG
- the rapZ gene encoding RNase adapter RapZ, producing MRFVIVTGLSGAGKTQAIRNLEDLGYFCVDNLPPTLIPKFAEACYQTDGRIDKIALVIDIRGGKFFDDLFESLNYLRDQGYKYEILFLDASDEVLVKRFKETRRKHPLAPDGRILNGIAMERNRLREVKDRSDNIIDTSKLAIRELREEITRIYSEEGQIETELMITIVSFGFKYGIPVDSDLVFDVRFLPNPYYIPELKKFSGKDEPVNKYVMNFSETKKFIAKLDDMLNFLIPNYLKEGKRQLIVSIGCTGGRHRSVVIANSIYNKLKDSGYEVNIDHRDIEEDINKGGKKL from the coding sequence ATGAGATTTGTCATAGTAACAGGTCTGTCAGGTGCAGGGAAAACTCAGGCAATAAGAAACCTAGAAGATCTAGGATATTTTTGTGTAGATAATCTTCCACCTACATTGATACCAAAGTTTGCAGAAGCTTGTTATCAAACGGATGGTAGAATAGATAAAATAGCTTTGGTTATAGATATAAGGGGCGGAAAATTTTTTGATGACTTATTTGAAAGCTTAAACTATCTAAGAGATCAAGGCTATAAATATGAAATTTTATTTTTAGATGCTTCAGATGAAGTACTTGTGAAACGCTTTAAGGAGACTAGGAGAAAGCATCCTTTAGCACCAGATGGAAGAATACTAAATGGTATAGCAATGGAAAGAAATAGATTAAGAGAAGTTAAAGATAGATCAGATAATATTATTGATACATCAAAGCTCGCTATAAGGGAACTTAGAGAAGAGATAACTAGAATTTATTCTGAAGAAGGCCAAATCGAAACTGAACTTATGATTACAATAGTATCATTTGGATTTAAGTACGGCATACCTGTCGATTCCGACTTAGTATTTGATGTTAGATTTTTGCCTAATCCTTATTATATACCTGAATTAAAGAAGTTTTCAGGAAAAGATGAACCTGTTAATAAGTACGTGATGAATTTTAGTGAGACTAAGAAGTTTATAGCAAAATTAGACGATATGTTGAACTTCCTAATTCCAAATTATTTAAAAGAAGGTAAAAGACAGTTGATTGTCTCAATTGGATGTACTGGAGGAAGGCATCGTTCTGTAGTTATCGCTAATAGTATCTATAATAAACTTAAAGATTCTGGATATGAAGTTAACATAGATCACAGGGATATCGAAGAAGATATCAATAAAGGTGGTAAAAAACTATGA
- the murB gene encoding UDP-N-acetylmuramate dehydrogenase, protein MNGFKDISKSLSKILEKEDIKIDEPMKNHTSFEVGGPVDVLVTPKSFEQVISTVKICNENDVPYYIIGNGSNLLVRDGGIKGVVIKLCKLNKVSVSGEKVTAQSGATLKDVCKAALKESLTGFEFACGIPGSVGGAVTMNAGAYNGEMSQIIESAKVIDKCGNIKLLDREGLNLGYRMSSILKYGYTVLQVTFDLKKGDHNKIKSRIDDLNTRRSEKQPLEYPSAGSTFKRPDGYFAAKLIEDTGLKGLSVGGAEVSKKHSGFVINKGNATAKDILDLIKLIQERVKEKFNVDLYTEVRIIGDEKVNK, encoded by the coding sequence ATGAATGGATTTAAAGATATTAGTAAAAGTTTGAGTAAGATATTAGAAAAAGAAGATATAAAGATAGATGAACCTATGAAAAACCATACGTCGTTTGAAGTAGGGGGACCTGTAGATGTGTTAGTTACTCCAAAAAGTTTTGAGCAAGTTATAAGTACAGTAAAGATATGTAATGAAAATGATGTACCATACTACATAATAGGTAATGGCTCAAATTTATTAGTTAGAGATGGAGGAATAAAAGGAGTAGTTATAAAACTATGTAAGTTAAATAAAGTATCTGTGTCGGGAGAAAAAGTAACAGCCCAAAGTGGAGCAACTTTAAAAGATGTATGCAAAGCTGCACTTAAGGAGAGTCTAACAGGTTTTGAATTTGCATGTGGAATTCCTGGAAGTGTAGGCGGAGCAGTTACAATGAATGCAGGTGCTTATAATGGAGAAATGTCTCAAATAATAGAAAGTGCTAAAGTCATAGATAAATGTGGAAATATAAAGCTGCTTGACAGAGAGGGTTTGAATCTTGGATATAGAATGAGTTCTATATTAAAATATGGATATACAGTGCTTCAAGTAACTTTTGACTTAAAAAAAGGTGATCATAACAAGATAAAAAGTAGAATAGACGATTTAAATACTAGAAGAAGTGAGAAACAGCCGCTGGAGTATCCTTCAGCAGGAAGTACTTTTAAAAGACCTGATGGATATTTTGCAGCTAAACTTATAGAGGATACTGGACTTAAGGGATTAAGTGTTGGCGGTGCAGAAGTATCTAAAAAACATTCTGGTTTTGTAATAAATAAGGGCAATGCAACTGCAAAAGACATTTTAGATTTAATAAAACTAATACAAGAAAGGGTAAAAGAAAAATTTAACGTTGATCTTTATACAGAAGTAAGAATAATTGGTGATGAAAAAGTTAATAAATAA
- a CDS encoding phosphatase: protein MKYVLDTHTHTIVSGHAYTTWLENVKHASDIGLKILGTTDHGPKMPGGPHEFYFNNLKALPRRLYGVLNLRGCEANIINYNGDLDISKDIQNKLDIVIASLHDVCIDPSSEEEHTQALLKVMDNDNVHIIGHMGNASFPADYEEVIKKAKKKDILIEINNSSFISRPGSYENCLKIAELCKKYGVKVIIGSDAHTCFQIGQFSRADELLKKIEMPEELIMNLDEKKIIRYLKNRGKLSDVNLD, encoded by the coding sequence ATGAAATACGTTTTAGATACACATACACATACTATAGTAAGTGGCCATGCTTATACTACTTGGCTGGAAAATGTTAAACACGCATCTGATATTGGATTAAAAATACTTGGTACAACTGATCATGGCCCTAAAATGCCCGGGGGACCTCATGAATTTTATTTTAACAATTTAAAAGCTTTACCGCGAAGGCTGTATGGGGTTTTAAACTTAAGGGGATGCGAAGCAAACATAATAAACTATAATGGAGATTTGGATATATCTAAGGATATCCAAAATAAATTGGATATAGTTATAGCTAGTTTACATGATGTATGTATAGATCCGTCAAGTGAGGAAGAACATACGCAGGCACTTTTAAAAGTAATGGATAATGATAATGTTCATATAATAGGTCATATGGGAAACGCGTCTTTCCCTGCAGATTATGAGGAAGTTATTAAAAAGGCTAAAAAGAAGGATATTCTTATAGAAATAAATAATAGTTCATTTATTTCAAGACCAGGAAGTTACGAGAATTGCCTAAAGATAGCTGAGCTTTGTAAAAAGTATGGTGTTAAAGTGATAATTGGCAGTGATGCACATACTTGCTTTCAAATAGGACAATTTTCAAGAGCAGATGAATTATTAAAGAAAATTGAGATGCCAGAAGAGCTCATAATGAATTTGGATGAGAAAAAGATTATAAGATATTTAAAAAATAGAGGAAAGTTAAGTGATGTTAATCTTGATTAA
- the uvrC gene encoding excinuclease ABC subunit UvrC, which yields MFDLKYQLKMLPEKPGVYIMRNNLNEVIYVGKAKSLKNRVKQYFQSSKNHSEKVKAMVSNIAEFEYIITDSEIEALILECNLIKKYRPRYNILLKDDKHYPFIKITVNDDFPKMFITRVLAKDGSKYFGPYTNVSAVNETMELLKKIFPLRTCKKLIRENGERVRPCLNYQMGLCKAPCAGYISKSEYGKIVKGVSDLLSGKDKYIIKNLKNQMESASENLEFEKAAGIRDKIFAVQKVIEKQKIITGNFENEDFINMYSDDKDTCVQVFFLRGGKIIGREHFIIENSAGDDKSQVMADFIKEFYGGTAFVPKYLFLPYIEDKELLEQWLGMKRGSKVSIKIPQKGEKKDTLNLVEENAKITLEHFKLKIMRDKKFYESVLNDLADALNLESIPERIEAYDISDIQGVDSVGSMIVFENGRPKNSDYRRFKINTVKGANDYDSMREILTRRFKHGFDEIKGIQEKKLNLTSGKFCIFPDLIMMDGGRGQVNIALSVLNEFDLDIPVCGMVKDDNHNTRGIIYNNIELQLKSNSNLIKFITRIQDEVHRFAITYHRSLRKKRVLHSVLDDIPNIGEKRRKELLKSFGSIENIKVATYDELIRLSTIDKKAANSIIEYFNSDK from the coding sequence GTGTTCGATCTTAAGTATCAATTAAAAATGCTGCCAGAAAAACCCGGCGTTTATATAATGAGAAATAATTTAAATGAAGTGATATATGTCGGAAAAGCAAAATCACTAAAAAATAGGGTAAAACAGTATTTTCAAAGCTCAAAAAATCACTCGGAAAAAGTTAAGGCTATGGTGAGTAATATAGCTGAATTTGAATACATAATTACTGATTCGGAAATTGAAGCTTTAATTTTAGAATGTAATTTAATAAAAAAATACAGACCAAGATATAATATTTTATTAAAAGATGACAAACATTACCCTTTTATAAAGATAACTGTCAATGATGACTTTCCGAAAATGTTTATAACTAGGGTACTTGCAAAGGATGGATCAAAGTACTTTGGACCATATACAAATGTGTCTGCTGTAAATGAAACTATGGAATTACTTAAAAAAATTTTCCCGTTAAGGACGTGTAAAAAACTTATAAGGGAAAATGGTGAGAGGGTAAGGCCCTGCTTAAATTATCAGATGGGGTTATGTAAAGCACCGTGTGCTGGATATATAAGCAAAAGTGAATATGGTAAAATAGTTAAAGGTGTTAGTGACTTGTTATCTGGTAAGGATAAATATATAATTAAAAACTTAAAAAATCAAATGGAATCTGCATCTGAAAATTTAGAATTTGAAAAAGCAGCAGGAATTAGAGACAAGATATTTGCAGTGCAAAAAGTCATTGAAAAGCAAAAAATAATAACTGGAAACTTTGAAAATGAAGATTTTATTAATATGTATAGTGATGATAAAGATACGTGTGTACAAGTATTTTTCCTGCGCGGAGGCAAGATAATAGGGAGAGAGCACTTTATAATAGAAAATAGTGCAGGTGATGATAAATCACAAGTTATGGCAGATTTTATAAAAGAGTTTTATGGTGGAACTGCATTTGTGCCAAAATATCTATTTTTGCCGTATATAGAGGATAAGGAATTACTTGAACAGTGGCTTGGTATGAAGAGAGGATCAAAGGTATCTATAAAAATACCGCAAAAGGGTGAAAAAAAGGATACTTTAAATTTAGTCGAAGAAAATGCTAAAATAACCCTTGAACACTTTAAGCTTAAAATTATGCGTGACAAAAAATTTTATGAATCTGTTTTAAATGATCTTGCTGACGCATTAAATTTGGAGTCAATTCCAGAGAGAATAGAAGCTTATGATATATCAGATATTCAAGGAGTTGATTCAGTTGGCAGCATGATTGTATTTGAAAATGGAAGACCTAAAAATAGTGATTACAGAAGATTTAAGATAAATACAGTAAAGGGTGCAAATGATTATGACAGCATGAGAGAAATTTTAACAAGAAGATTTAAACATGGATTTGACGAAATAAAGGGTATACAAGAGAAAAAGCTAAATTTAACGTCTGGAAAGTTTTGTATTTTTCCAGATTTAATAATGATGGACGGAGGAAGAGGACAGGTTAATATTGCATTAAGTGTTTTAAATGAATTTGATTTAGATATACCTGTCTGCGGTATGGTTAAGGATGATAATCACAATACTAGGGGGATCATCTATAATAATATTGAATTGCAATTAAAGTCAAACTCAAATTTAATTAAATTTATAACTAGAATACAAGATGAAGTTCATAGATTTGCAATAACTTATCACAGGAGTTTAAGAAAAAAGAGAGTACTGCATTCTGTGTTAGATGATATACCTAATATAGGAGAAAAGAGAAGGAAGGAACTTCTTAAAAGCTTTGGGAGTATAGAAAATATAAAGGTTGCAACTTATGACGAACTCATAAGGTTATCTACAATAGACAAGAAAGCAGCTAATAGTATAATAGAATACTTTAATAGTGATAAGTGA
- a CDS encoding metal-dependent hydrolase, translating to MKGKTHAGVGMVTFLALCNSLPGKFNFTGIIVVAFASILPDIDHPKSLINKYILPFKNKTTKTVVYFCLGIIILWYNYLNFKEPAFKALGVSLLVIAVSSHRNGLTHSLSGMILFSFIAAYIGNMYSIHYIVYYFIIGYGMHLLCDMATSKGIPAFYPFRSKKVKLPITYKSNSKIGSTIEELIMIFGLLFTIYKLPVILRT from the coding sequence ATGAAGGGAAAAACTCATGCTGGAGTTGGAATGGTTACTTTTTTAGCACTTTGTAATAGTTTGCCTGGGAAATTTAATTTTACTGGAATTATAGTAGTTGCTTTTGCGTCTATTCTTCCAGACATAGATCATCCTAAGAGTTTAATAAATAAGTATATTTTGCCTTTTAAAAATAAAACCACAAAGACTGTTGTATACTTTTGTTTGGGTATAATAATTTTGTGGTATAATTATTTAAACTTTAAAGAGCCTGCTTTTAAAGCTTTAGGAGTTTCTTTGCTAGTAATAGCTGTGTCATCTCATAGAAATGGGTTAACTCATAGTTTGTCTGGAATGATACTGTTTTCGTTTATTGCTGCATATATAGGCAATATGTACAGCATACATTATATAGTGTACTACTTTATAATTGGTTATGGTATGCATTTACTTTGTGATATGGCAACTAGTAAGGGAATACCAGCGTTTTATCCATTTAGAAGTAAAAAAGTTAAATTGCCTATTACTTATAAGAGTAATTCCAAAATAGGTTCTACTATAGAGGAACTTATAATGATATTTGGGTTATTATTTACTATATATAAGCTTCCTGTAATTTTACGCACGTGA
- a CDS encoding OB-fold nucleic acid binding domain-containing protein: MKIEDINNLSNGDGIEVLGMVSDKRIGHKRDGNLYIIMIIQDNTGSIAFPIWDNYQKLMDSAEEGSIVKVKGYAGSFNGNMQIKNPVIQVVTEDIDYSNFVPFYDIPKELITYFINTVNKLEDKYKKIAVAATGASGYSDKRWKAFLTCVAAEKFHGNKRGGLFLHTVGVMKTMESILNNYIDNPFYMSAKDVINKDRLMLKAIIHDVMKTKEYDYDGIIRRKSIKLDHIVMGAAYLIEVNNEVGNVLDEEELDDICYSILSHHGEFGKFEPKGVEDILLNIADTVDSQIVNAIENKI, from the coding sequence ATGAAGATAGAAGACATAAACAACTTGTCTAATGGTGATGGTATTGAAGTTTTAGGAATGGTAAGCGATAAAAGAATAGGTCACAAAAGGGATGGAAATCTATATATTATTATGATAATTCAAGATAATACAGGTTCTATAGCATTTCCAATTTGGGATAATTATCAAAAGCTTATGGATTCAGCAGAAGAAGGATCAATTGTGAAAGTAAAAGGATATGCTGGCAGCTTTAATGGAAATATGCAAATAAAAAATCCTGTTATTCAAGTTGTAACTGAGGATATTGATTATTCCAACTTTGTACCTTTTTACGATATACCAAAGGAACTCATCACGTATTTTATAAATACGGTTAATAAACTTGAGGATAAATATAAAAAGATTGCTGTAGCAGCTACTGGCGCATCCGGATACAGCGATAAAAGGTGGAAAGCCTTTTTAACTTGTGTTGCTGCTGAAAAGTTTCACGGCAATAAACGCGGAGGACTTTTTTTACACACTGTTGGAGTAATGAAGACAATGGAAAGTATTTTGAATAATTACATTGATAACCCATTTTATATGAGTGCAAAAGATGTTATAAATAAAGATAGACTCATGTTAAAAGCCATTATACATGATGTCATGAAGACAAAGGAATATGATTACGATGGAATAATACGAAGGAAGTCCATTAAGCTTGACCATATAGTGATGGGAGCTGCTTATTTAATTGAAGTAAATAATGAAGTTGGAAATGTGCTTGATGAAGAAGAATTAGACGATATATGTTATTCTATTTTATCTCATCATGGAGAGTTTGGAAAGTTTGAGCCTAAAGGAGTCGAGGACATACTGCTAAATATAGCAGATACGGTAGACAGCCAAATTGTAAATGCAATAGAGAACAAAATATAA